Proteins encoded by one window of Salvia splendens isolate huo1 chromosome 14, SspV2, whole genome shotgun sequence:
- the LOC121764107 gene encoding spore wall protein 2-like, protein MDHCKRLGRGDNHNPTSDDFPTASYLRHIHNPYRAYRKGGHPTTNNGPVTPVAELSSPLTHADSQAKTSVPAPDLIHAEEAGDQKEEEREEFDDEGNQEVEGESEEEGDDHAEGEELEEGENEWGNNSAGESDEGAGTVSEGEDESEGVAGEEIEEGDKDEEVGSEDVSKDALMRTGKNGSEEVNEEPESEETPVDERTTRRATHRSRQVEELVTATGLRKLKFDPSEGEDVTEEDTEERYATERKRNRKNPRLRNRRAS, encoded by the exons Atggatcactgcaagcgcttg GGAAGGGGAGACAACCACAACCCCACCTCAGATGACTTCCCTACAGCCTCCTATCTGCGACACATCCACAACCCATACCGTGCCTACAGAAAAGGGGGacacccaacaaccaacaatgGCCCTGTGACCCCAGTTGCAGAGCTTTCTTCCCCATTGACGCACGCCGATTCCCAGGCGAAGACATCTGTCCCAGCTCCAGATTTGATACATGCAGAGGAAGCAGGAGACCAAAAggaggaagaaagagaagagTTCGATGATGAGGGGAATCAGGAGGTCGAAGGTGAATCagaagaggaaggagatgaTCACGCAGAGGGTGAGGAATTAGAGGAAGGTGAGAACGAATGGGGTAATAATTCTGctggggagagtgatgagggaGCAGGGACCGTCAGTGAAGGTGAGGATGAAAGTGAGGGAGTAGCTGGGGAAGAAATCGAAGAAGGGGATAAAGATGAGGAAGTGGGATCAGAGGACGTTAGTAAGGATGCCCTAATGAGAACAGGTAAGAATGGAAGCGAGGAAGTGAATGAGGAGCCGGAGAGTGAGGAGACGCCGGTGGACGAAAGGACAACAAGAAGAGCAACACACCGAAGTCGGCAAGTAGAGGAGTTAGTCACGGCCACGGGGCTGAGAAAATTGAAGTTTGACCCCTCGGAGGGTGAGGACGTGACAGAGGAAGATACGGAAGAGCGTTATGCTACCGAGCGTAAACGCAACCGGAAAAATCCACGGTTAAGAAACCGAAGAGCGTCGTGA
- the LOC121763910 gene encoding cytochrome P450 736A117-like, which produces MEEIGLNFNPIFIIFTSLVSLILLFSINRILFKSSPKRKLPPSPPKLPIIGNLHQLASYLPHHALHSMAQQHGPIMLLHFGSVPTVVVSSADIVREIIRSHDLNFSNRPELKAMRKLLYGSRDVGSAPHGEYWRQMRSIFVLQMLSSKRVQSFGSIREEETALMVKRIEESSGPVDLSKMMVETNADAAFRSTFGGKYSETENGKKFPGLMREFMNLIGTADIGDFFPWLGWIGRVNGFDKRLDETAKRMDEVLESVIQERQDQVKNVKEDFVDVLVEIYKDRSVDSSIDRDSIKALLLDVFVGGTDTISSSTEWVMSELLQHPRVMEKLQSEVRGIVKQNQHIKQDDLEKMGYMKAVIKETLRLHPPFTLVSRMTNKDVQIKGYDVAAGTLMMINVWALGRDPISWDEPEKFRPERFLNSLIDFKGQDFELIPFGAGRRGCPGITYATVTMEIMLANLVHKFDWKLPNGIDLDMTESHGFIAHRASPLLALASQPK; this is translated from the exons ATGGAGGAAATTGGATTGAACTTCAACCCAATATTCATCATCTTCACCTCTCTTGTTTCTCTAATCTTGTTATTCTCCATTAACCGAATCTTATTCAAATCCTCACCCAAGAGAAAACTCCCCCCTTCCCCACCAAAGCTACCTATAATCGGAAACCTCCATCAGCTAGCAAGCTACCTTCCTCACCATGCCCTCCACTCCATGGCCCAACAACACGGCCCCATCATGCTTCTCCACTTCGGCAGCGTCCCcaccgtcgtcgtctcctcggcTGACATAGTCCGCGAGATCATCCGATCCCACGACCTAAACTTCTCCAACCGGCCCGAGCTCAAGGCCATGAGGAAGCTGCTCTACGGCAGCAGAGACGTGGGCTCTGCGCCACACGGCGAGTACTGGAGGCAGATGAGAAGCATCTTCGTCCTGCAGATGCTCAGCAGCAAAAGGGTGCAGTCCTTCGGCTCGATAAGGGAGGAGGAAACGGCCCTTATGGTGAAGAGGATCGAGGAGAGTTCGGGGCCGGTGGATTTGAGCAAGATGATGGTGGAGACGAACGCTGATGCGGCCTTCAGATCGACGTTCGGTGGGAAATACAGTGAGACTGAGAATGGGAAGAAGTTTCCGGGTTTGATGAGGGAGTTCATGAATCTTATTGGAACGGCTGATATTGGTGATTTTTTTCCTTGGCTTGGATGGATTGGTCGTGTTAATGGTTTTGATAAGAGGCTTGATGAGACTGCGAAACGGATGGATGAGGTTTTGGAGAGTGTGATTCAAGAAAGGCAAGATCAGGTGAAGAATGTGAAAGAAGATTTTGTGGATGTTTTGGTGGAAATCTACAAGGATCGGAGTGTTGATTCCTCCATTGATCGGGACAGCATCAAAGCCTTGCTTTTG GATGTATTCGTTGGTGGAACTGATACAATATCCTCATCTACGGAATGGGTGATGTCGGAACTCCTACAACATCCTAGGGTGATGGAAAAGTTGCAATCCGAGGTACGAGGCATCGTTAAACAGAATCAACATATAAAACAAGATGACCTAGAAAAAATGGGATACATGAAGGCCGTGATTAAGGAAACCTTGCGTCTCCATCCACCCTTCACACTGGTTTCACGAATGACAAACAAGGACGTGCAGATCAAAGGCTACGACGTTGCTGCCGGGACACTAATGATGATCAATGTATGGGCCTTGGGGAGGGACCCTATCTCTTGGGATGAACCAGAAAAGTTTAGGCCTGAAAGATTCTTAAAttctttaattgattttaaaggGCAAGATTTCGAGTTGATCCCGTTTGGGGCTGGAAGAAGGGGATGCCCTGGGATTACATACGCTACTGTTACTATGGAGATTATGTTAGCTAATCTGGTACACAAATTTGATTGGAAATTGCCTAACGGGATTGACCTCGACATGACTGAGAGCCATGGATTCATTGCCCATAGAGCTTCTCCTCTTCTTGCCCTTGCCTCTCAACCTAAATGA
- the LOC121764763 gene encoding uncharacterized protein LOC121764763, giving the protein MALEWVVLGYAAAAEAIMLLSLTLPGLDPIRKGLITVTQGLLKPFLSIVPFCLFLLMDIYWKYETGPTCESDSCSPSEHLRHQKSIMKSQRNALLIASALVFYWLLYSVTALVVKINRLKNRIEKHA; this is encoded by the coding sequence atggcGCTGGAATGGGTAGTCCTCGGTTACGCCGCCGCCGCAGAGGCAATCATGCTCCTCTCCCTCACCCTCCCCGGCCTTGACCCCATCCGGAAGGGCCTAATCACCGTCACCCAGGGCCTCCTCAAACCCTTCCTCTCCATCGTCCCCTTCTGCCTCTTCCTCCTCATGGACATCTACTGGAAGTACGAGACCGGCCCCACCTGCGAGTCCGACTCCTGCTCCCCCTCCGAGCACCTCCGCCATCAGAAATCCATCATGAAGTCGCAGCGCAAcgccctcctcatcgcctccgcCCTCGTCTTCTACTGGCTGCTCTACTCCGTCACGGCGCTCGTCGTCAAGATCAATCGCCTCAAAAATCGGATCGAAAAGCACGCCTGA